One region of Paraburkholderia acidiphila genomic DNA includes:
- a CDS encoding MFS transporter: MNDATLSATAPIAPPATTRQSQFRLIAACSIGNALEMYDFTVYSFFALLIGRLFFPSDSPYGSLLLAVATFGIGFVMRPLGGLVIGSYADRRGRKAAMTLTIALMVAGTLCIAFAPTYAQAGVMGSLVILAGRLLQGFSLGGEIGASTAMLMESGEVGQRGFRVSWQLGSQGISALIGALTGAVLYATLSPQALENWGWRLPFLGGLLIAPVGLYIRSKLDETHEAEPDAPSPIGTLMREHGAKVGLGILSITAGTVGMYLVVFFMPTYMIRVLKMPPSLSLLSGCATGLTMLVASLVSGRLADRLARRKRLALGALLFNIVAIVPAFWLMTRVPSVPLVLALAVMITAAANLGSTPMLLILMEMLPAGVRASGLSVIYSVGVTVFGGSSQFIVTWLLAKTGNPLSPAFYLVVCGLISLCAIGAIREQRVS; encoded by the coding sequence ATGAATGACGCAACGCTCAGCGCCACCGCCCCGATCGCGCCGCCCGCGACGACTCGTCAGAGCCAGTTCCGCCTGATCGCCGCCTGTTCGATCGGCAATGCGCTCGAAATGTACGACTTCACGGTGTACAGCTTTTTCGCGCTCCTGATCGGCCGGCTCTTTTTCCCGTCGGACAGCCCTTACGGTTCGCTGCTGCTCGCCGTGGCGACGTTCGGCATCGGCTTCGTCATGCGTCCGCTCGGTGGTCTCGTGATCGGCAGCTACGCCGACCGGCGCGGGCGCAAGGCCGCCATGACGCTGACCATCGCGCTGATGGTGGCGGGCACGCTATGCATTGCGTTCGCGCCCACCTACGCGCAGGCCGGCGTGATGGGCTCGCTCGTGATCCTCGCGGGGCGCCTTCTGCAAGGCTTCTCGCTCGGCGGCGAAATCGGCGCATCCACGGCCATGCTGATGGAGTCCGGGGAAGTGGGGCAGCGCGGCTTTCGCGTGAGCTGGCAACTGGGCAGCCAGGGCATCTCGGCGCTCATCGGCGCGCTCACGGGCGCGGTGCTCTACGCCACGCTCTCGCCGCAGGCGCTGGAGAACTGGGGCTGGCGTCTGCCGTTCCTCGGCGGTCTGCTGATCGCGCCGGTGGGCCTCTATATCCGCTCGAAACTCGACGAAACGCATGAAGCCGAGCCCGATGCGCCGAGCCCGATCGGCACGCTCATGCGCGAGCATGGCGCGAAAGTGGGCCTTGGCATTCTCTCGATCACGGCGGGCACGGTGGGGATGTATCTCGTGGTGTTCTTCATGCCGACCTACATGATCCGCGTGCTCAAGATGCCGCCGTCGCTTTCGCTGCTTTCGGGCTGCGCCACGGGCCTCACGATGCTCGTCGCATCGCTCGTCTCGGGGCGTCTCGCCGATCGCCTCGCGCGCCGCAAGCGGCTTGCGCTGGGCGCGCTGCTCTTCAACATCGTGGCCATCGTGCCCGCGTTCTGGCTGATGACGCGCGTGCCGAGCGTGCCGCTCGTGCTCGCGCTCGCGGTCATGATTACCGCCGCCGCGAATCTCGGTTCCACGCCCATGCTGCTGATTCTCATGGAAATGCTCCCCGCCGGCGTGCGAGCAAGCGGCCTTTCGGTCATCTATAGCGTGGGTGTGACGGTGTTCGGCGGCAGCTCGCAGTTCATCGTCACGTGGCTGCTCGCGAAGACCGGCAATCCGCTTTCGCCCGCGTTCTACCTCGTGGTTTGCGGGCTCATCTCGCTGTGCGCCATCGGTGCGATTCGCGAGCAGCGTGTCAGCTAA
- a CDS encoding HAL/PAL/TAL family ammonia-lyase — protein MAITRTQNPLDWREIANIAAGEPLMLSAHAQASIRSARALVEQIVARSIRAYGVNTGVGALCDVVVSQDEQHDLSHNILMSHAVGVGEPLGAEETRAIMAAAINNFAHGHSGVRLDVVERLAALLDAGCLPEVPAFGSVGYLSHMAHIALVCVGAGYVRWNGERLSGAQALQRLGLQPLSLEAKEGLSLVNGTPCVTGLAALALQRAERLLDWADVVAAMSFENLGGQIAAFDTRSLAFRVSPGLARVGERLRAALTGSSLLEKSLGRRTQDPLSVRTIPHVHGAARDTLAATAEVVNRELASVTDNPIVAGTPESPQVYSQAHAVGASIALAMDSLATAIAQVAAMAERRLDRLVNPLVSGLPAFLAHASGTRSGFMIAQYTAASLVAQNRREAAPASLDGGVTSGLQEDHLCHATPAALKALTIIENSNRILGIELLAAAQAYDLQPLDAARAPYTDALYASVRAALPTYRDDRPLSDDMTFAFRLVAGGAPPPLPGPAHERSPAVARETEPDMRPVARSTAAPASNDALPGAVGV, from the coding sequence ATGGCAATCACACGTACCCAGAATCCGCTCGACTGGCGCGAAATCGCCAACATTGCCGCAGGCGAACCGCTAATGCTCAGCGCGCACGCGCAGGCGAGCATTCGCAGCGCCCGTGCACTCGTCGAGCAAATCGTCGCGCGCAGCATCCGCGCGTATGGCGTGAACACCGGCGTTGGCGCGCTGTGCGACGTGGTCGTCTCGCAAGACGAACAGCACGACCTGTCGCACAACATCCTGATGAGCCACGCCGTGGGCGTGGGCGAGCCGCTCGGCGCCGAGGAAACGCGCGCGATCATGGCTGCGGCCATCAACAACTTCGCGCACGGCCATTCGGGGGTGCGGCTCGATGTCGTCGAGCGGCTCGCCGCGTTGCTCGATGCGGGATGCCTGCCCGAGGTGCCCGCGTTCGGCTCCGTCGGCTATCTGAGCCACATGGCGCACATTGCGCTCGTGTGCGTGGGCGCGGGATATGTGCGCTGGAACGGCGAACGCCTGAGCGGCGCGCAAGCCCTGCAGCGGCTCGGTCTGCAGCCCCTGTCGCTCGAAGCGAAGGAGGGGTTGAGCCTCGTGAACGGCACGCCGTGCGTGACCGGGCTCGCCGCGCTCGCGCTGCAGCGCGCCGAGCGCCTGCTCGACTGGGCGGACGTCGTTGCCGCGATGAGCTTCGAGAACCTTGGCGGCCAGATCGCCGCGTTCGACACCCGTTCGCTTGCGTTTCGCGTGTCGCCGGGCCTCGCCCGCGTGGGCGAGCGCCTGCGCGCAGCGCTCACCGGCAGTTCGCTGCTCGAAAAGTCGCTCGGGCGGCGCACGCAGGACCCGCTCAGCGTGCGCACGATTCCGCACGTGCACGGCGCGGCGCGAGACACCCTCGCCGCGACGGCCGAAGTCGTGAACCGCGAGCTTGCCTCGGTGACCGACAACCCGATCGTTGCGGGCACACCGGAATCGCCGCAGGTGTACTCGCAGGCGCACGCGGTCGGCGCCTCGATCGCTCTGGCGATGGACAGCCTCGCAACCGCGATTGCGCAAGTCGCGGCAATGGCCGAACGGCGCCTGGACCGTTTGGTGAACCCGCTCGTGAGCGGCCTGCCCGCCTTCCTCGCTCACGCGAGCGGCACGCGCTCGGGTTTCATGATCGCGCAGTACACGGCCGCCTCGCTCGTCGCGCAGAACCGCCGTGAGGCGGCGCCCGCGAGTCTCGACGGCGGCGTGACCTCGGGGTTGCAGGAGGACCACTTGTGCCATGCCACGCCGGCTGCGCTCAAGGCGCTCACGATCATCGAGAACAGCAACCGGATTCTCGGCATCGAACTGCTCGCCGCGGCGCAGGCCTACGATCTGCAACCGCTCGATGCGGCGCGCGCGCCCTACACGGACGCGCTTTACGCCAGCGTGCGCGCCGCGCTGCCGACCTATCGCGACGACCGCCCGCTCTCCGACGACATGACGTTCGCGTTTCGCCTCGTCGCCGGCGGCGCCCCGCCGCCGCTTCCCGGCCCGGCGCATGAGCGCTCCCCGGCCGTCGCGCGGGAGACGGAACCCGACATGCGCCCGGTTGCACGCAGTACGGCGGCTCCGGCAAGCAACGACGCGCTTCCCGGCGCGGTCGGCGTCTGA
- a CDS encoding MFS transporter gives MQTHETHNTHNREQQRRVLWATSISYVVVILDTSIVNVALERIGASLAGGVSGLQWVVNAYTLTFASLLLSGGTLGDRLGARHVYMAGLAVFTAASLLCGAAPSLVFLTLGRVLQGIGAALLVPASMALINGACANARERAAAFGVWAGMGGVAMAAGPLLGGILIGLAGWRSIFLLNVPVCLAGIVMAARVAPQPRGGLPRRLDLAGQTAAVAALALLNAAIIEAPAHGWHAPLVAGGLVLAFVAGIAFVALEKHHAQPMLPLGFFREPVFSAAVLVSMISAFTFYGLLFALSLYLQQERGYAPLRAGLAFLPLTVMVPLGSLLSRRAVAWLGPRALVALACVLAAAGYLGAAVCGTTARYGVLALPLPAIGFAASLSMPAATAALMATVDQGRAGIAAGVLNAARQTGAALGVAVAGAMIAGRASVGAGMRLNLLIATVLSAGAAWVWWRAWSHDTAYIAQAAHARDAKKARAAKPHA, from the coding sequence ATGCAGACGCACGAGACACACAACACACACAACCGCGAACAGCAGCGCCGGGTGCTTTGGGCCACGAGCATCAGCTATGTCGTGGTGATCCTCGACACCTCGATCGTCAACGTTGCGCTGGAGCGCATCGGCGCGAGTCTTGCCGGCGGCGTATCCGGCCTGCAGTGGGTCGTGAACGCCTATACGCTCACGTTCGCGAGCCTGCTGCTTTCGGGCGGCACGCTCGGCGACCGGCTGGGCGCGCGCCATGTCTATATGGCCGGGCTCGCGGTCTTTACCGCCGCCTCGCTGTTGTGCGGCGCCGCGCCGAGCCTCGTGTTTCTCACGCTCGGACGCGTGCTGCAGGGCATAGGCGCGGCGCTGCTCGTGCCGGCATCGATGGCGCTCATCAACGGCGCATGTGCCAACGCGCGCGAGCGCGCCGCCGCCTTCGGTGTGTGGGCCGGGATGGGAGGCGTCGCGATGGCGGCGGGCCCGTTGCTGGGCGGCATTCTGATCGGGCTCGCCGGCTGGCGCAGCATTTTCCTGCTCAACGTGCCGGTGTGCCTCGCGGGCATCGTCATGGCCGCGCGCGTGGCGCCGCAGCCGCGCGGAGGCCTGCCGCGCCGGCTCGATCTCGCAGGTCAGACGGCGGCCGTCGCGGCGCTCGCGCTGCTCAATGCCGCCATCATCGAAGCGCCTGCGCACGGCTGGCATGCACCGCTCGTTGCGGGCGGTCTCGTGCTGGCGTTCGTGGCGGGGATCGCCTTCGTCGCGCTCGAAAAGCATCACGCGCAGCCGATGCTGCCGCTCGGTTTCTTCCGCGAGCCCGTGTTCAGCGCGGCCGTGCTGGTCTCGATGATTTCGGCGTTCACGTTCTACGGCCTGCTATTCGCACTCAGCCTGTATCTCCAGCAGGAGCGCGGCTACGCGCCGTTGCGCGCGGGCCTCGCTTTCCTGCCGCTTACCGTGATGGTGCCGCTCGGCAGTCTGCTTTCGCGGCGCGCGGTCGCGTGGCTCGGGCCGCGCGCGCTCGTCGCGCTTGCTTGCGTGCTCGCGGCAGCGGGCTACCTGGGCGCGGCGGTGTGTGGGACGACGGCGCGATACGGCGTGCTGGCCTTGCCGTTGCCGGCCATCGGTTTCGCCGCGAGCCTGAGCATGCCCGCCGCCACGGCGGCGCTCATGGCGACGGTCGATCAGGGCCGCGCGGGCATTGCGGCCGGCGTGCTCAACGCCGCGCGGCAGACCGGCGCGGCGCTCGGCGTGGCCGTTGCGGGCGCCATGATCGCCGGGCGCGCGTCGGTCGGCGCGGGTATGCGCCTGAATCTGCTGATCGCCACCGTGCTTTCGGCGGGCGCTGCGTGGGTGTGGTGGCGTGCCTGGTCACACGACACTGCCTACATCGCGCAGGCCGCCCACGCGCGCGACGCCAAGAAGGCGCGTGCCGCGAAGCCGCACGCCTGA
- a CDS encoding M20 aminoacylase family protein codes for MKRESSLTPFQLLPTLLPEIEIDAGTFIDIRRQIHSQPELGFEVGATAKLVAMLLEKWGYEVHTGIGRSGVVGQLKVGEGKRRLGIRADMDALPIVENTGLPYASQTPGKMHACGHDGHTAILLAAAKTLAERRDFDGTLNLIFQPDEENLCGAKAMIEDGLFERFPCDAVYALHNMPGVPAGTFRVLPGSVSLSSDVADVTLKGVGGHGAMPHRVKDPIVAAAALVTALQTIVARNVAPDESAVVSVGYIRGGATHNVIPETVTLGLNIRAARPETRALVESRVREIVALTAQAHGVEAQIDYRQLTPPMVNTPEETTLAQQVCAELVGEDNVVMQAPKGLNGSEDFAWMLNAVPGCYLLLGNGEGEFGGCMVHNPGYDFNDQVLPLGAACWVRLAQRFLVA; via the coding sequence ATGAAACGTGAATCGTCGCTCACCCCGTTCCAGTTGCTGCCCACCTTGCTGCCCGAGATCGAGATCGACGCGGGGACGTTCATCGACATTCGCCGCCAGATTCATTCGCAGCCCGAACTAGGTTTCGAAGTGGGCGCCACGGCGAAGCTCGTTGCCATGCTGCTGGAGAAGTGGGGCTACGAAGTGCACACGGGCATCGGCCGCAGCGGCGTGGTGGGGCAGCTCAAAGTGGGCGAGGGCAAGCGGCGTCTGGGCATACGCGCTGACATGGACGCGCTGCCGATCGTCGAGAACACGGGCCTGCCGTACGCGAGCCAGACGCCCGGCAAGATGCACGCGTGCGGCCACGACGGCCACACGGCTATTTTGCTTGCCGCTGCGAAAACGCTGGCGGAGCGCCGCGATTTCGACGGCACGCTCAACCTGATCTTCCAGCCCGACGAAGAGAACCTGTGCGGCGCGAAGGCGATGATCGAAGACGGTCTGTTCGAGCGCTTTCCCTGCGATGCCGTGTATGCGCTGCATAACATGCCGGGCGTGCCGGCCGGGACGTTTCGCGTGCTGCCGGGGTCGGTGAGCCTTTCGTCGGATGTGGCCGACGTGACGCTGAAGGGCGTGGGCGGCCACGGCGCGATGCCGCACCGCGTGAAAGACCCCATCGTGGCCGCGGCGGCGCTCGTGACGGCGCTGCAAACCATCGTCGCGCGCAACGTGGCGCCCGACGAGTCGGCGGTGGTGTCCGTGGGCTACATTCGCGGCGGCGCGACCCACAACGTGATACCGGAGACGGTCACGCTCGGCCTGAACATCCGCGCGGCGCGCCCCGAAACCCGTGCGCTCGTGGAGTCACGCGTGCGGGAGATCGTGGCGCTCACGGCGCAGGCGCACGGCGTAGAAGCGCAGATCGACTACCGGCAACTCACGCCGCCGATGGTCAATACGCCGGAAGAAACCACACTCGCGCAGCAGGTCTGCGCGGAGCTGGTGGGCGAGGACAATGTGGTCATGCAGGCGCCGAAGGGCTTGAACGGCAGCGAGGACTTCGCGTGGATGCTTAACGCGGTGCCCGGTTGCTACCTGCTGCTCGGAAACGGCGAAGGGGAGTTCGGCGGCTGCATGGTGCACAACCCCGGCTACGACTTCAACGACCAGGTGTTGCCGCTTGGCGCGGCGTGCTGGGTGCGGCTCGCGCAGCGGTTCCTCGTGGCGTGA
- a CDS encoding ArsR/SmtB family transcription factor — MNLHPRVSATAFLIADPARAAMLMALADGRALPAGELAYAAGVTAQTASSHLAKLLDGGLLAVEKEGRHRYYRLADAQVATLLENLAAVGARVPVRRKPLGREAQNLRFARCCYDHLAGQVGVALTTRLAHAGLITAEADKRFAVTPAGAAWFGELGLDVAALKPGRHGVARQCLDWTERQHHLAGPLGVAFLTLLCERGWMRRTNASRAVQVTPRGWVDLRERLGLTPELLTASTDDSIT; from the coding sequence ATGAACCTGCACCCGAGGGTGTCCGCCACGGCATTCCTGATCGCCGATCCCGCGCGCGCCGCGATGCTGATGGCGCTCGCCGACGGCCGCGCGCTGCCCGCCGGCGAACTCGCTTACGCGGCCGGTGTGACCGCGCAAACCGCGAGCAGCCATCTGGCGAAGCTGCTGGACGGCGGGCTGCTCGCTGTGGAAAAGGAAGGCCGCCACCGCTACTACCGTCTCGCGGACGCGCAGGTCGCCACCTTGCTCGAAAACCTCGCAGCAGTCGGCGCGCGCGTGCCGGTGCGCCGCAAGCCGCTTGGCCGCGAGGCGCAGAACCTGCGTTTCGCGCGCTGCTGCTACGACCATCTCGCGGGCCAGGTGGGCGTGGCGCTCACGACTCGCCTCGCGCATGCCGGGCTCATCACCGCCGAAGCCGACAAACGCTTTGCGGTGACGCCAGCAGGCGCGGCATGGTTCGGCGAGCTCGGACTCGATGTCGCCGCGCTCAAGCCGGGGCGTCACGGCGTTGCGCGTCAATGCCTCGACTGGACCGAGCGCCAGCATCATCTGGCCGGGCCGCTCGGCGTGGCCTTTCTCACGCTGCTGTGCGAACGCGGCTGGATGCGGCGCACGAATGCTTCGCGCGCGGTGCAGGTCACGCCGCGCGGCTGGGTCGATCTGCGCGAGCGGCTGGGCCTGACGCCTGAATTGCTGACCGCCAGCACAGATGATTCGATTACCTAA
- a CDS encoding ABC transporter ATP-binding protein has protein sequence MNPSAPVALSVRNIHKSFGDHHVLKGISLDAHEGDVISILGASGSGKSTLLRCLNLLETPDDGSVALAGEELKMKRRRDGKLHPGDRRQVDRVRSQLGMVFQNFNLWSHMTVLENLIEGPMRVLKRSRAESVEEAEALLAKVGLADKRGHYPAHLSGGQQQRVAIARALAMHPKVMLFDEPTSALDPELVGEVLRVMRTLAAEGRTMLVVTHEMGFARHVSNRVMFLHQGQVDSDGTPEEVFGELKSERFRQFVSSHQDRNAH, from the coding sequence ATGAACCCATCTGCACCCGTTGCGCTGTCGGTACGCAATATCCACAAATCGTTCGGCGACCATCACGTCCTGAAGGGCATTTCGCTCGACGCTCACGAGGGCGACGTCATTTCCATTCTCGGCGCGAGCGGCTCGGGCAAGAGCACGTTGCTGCGCTGCCTGAACCTGCTCGAGACGCCCGACGACGGTTCGGTCGCGCTCGCGGGCGAGGAACTCAAGATGAAGCGCCGCCGCGACGGCAAGCTGCATCCGGGCGACCGCCGCCAGGTCGACCGCGTGCGCTCGCAGCTCGGCATGGTGTTTCAGAACTTCAACCTGTGGTCGCACATGACCGTGCTCGAGAACCTGATCGAAGGGCCCATGCGCGTCCTCAAGCGCAGCCGCGCGGAGTCGGTCGAAGAAGCCGAAGCGCTGCTCGCCAAGGTCGGTCTCGCGGACAAACGCGGCCACTATCCAGCACATCTGTCGGGCGGTCAGCAGCAGCGCGTCGCGATTGCGCGCGCGCTCGCCATGCATCCGAAGGTGATGTTGTTCGACGAACCGACCTCGGCGCTCGATCCCGAGCTGGTCGGCGAGGTGCTGCGCGTAATGCGCACGCTCGCCGCCGAAGGCCGCACGATGCTGGTCGTTACGCACGAGATGGGCTTTGCGCGCCACGTGTCGAATCGCGTGATGTTCCTGCATCAGGGCCAGGTGGATTCGGACGGCACGCCAGAAGAGGTCTTCGGCGAACTGAAGTCGGAACGCTTCCGCCAGTTCGTGTCGAGTCACCAGGATCGCAACGCTCACTGA
- a CDS encoding transporter substrate-binding domain-containing protein, which yields MQAKYTRLAKALIGAALGVTLLGSGSAGAKEWKSVTIALDGSYAPWNLTLPGGKLGGFEPELVENLCARAQIQCKLVAQDWDGMIPGLQAGKFDVLMDAISITPDREKIIAFSKPYASTPASFAVSDTKILPKGGPNTQPLKLDADSRSNAPAIESMRHALKGKTIGIQSGTVYTGFINANFKDVASVRVYKTAPERDLDLANGRIDATFDDVTYYTANADKSPVVIAGTMIAGPIWGPGEGLAFRKQDADLKAKFDTAITAALADGTVKKLALKWFKTDVTP from the coding sequence ATGCAGGCGAAGTACACCCGGCTGGCAAAGGCGCTGATCGGCGCAGCACTCGGCGTCACGCTGCTTGGAAGCGGCAGCGCCGGCGCGAAGGAATGGAAAAGCGTGACGATCGCGCTCGACGGCAGCTATGCCCCCTGGAACCTGACGCTGCCCGGCGGCAAGCTCGGTGGCTTCGAACCGGAACTCGTCGAAAACTTGTGCGCGCGCGCACAGATCCAGTGCAAGCTCGTCGCCCAGGATTGGGACGGGATGATTCCGGGCCTTCAGGCCGGTAAGTTCGATGTCCTGATGGATGCGATCTCGATCACGCCGGACCGCGAGAAGATCATCGCCTTCTCGAAGCCCTATGCGTCGACGCCGGCGTCGTTCGCCGTGTCCGATACGAAGATCCTGCCGAAGGGCGGCCCGAACACGCAGCCGCTCAAGCTCGACGCCGACTCGCGCAGCAATGCGCCCGCCATCGAATCGATGCGCCACGCGCTGAAGGGCAAGACCATCGGCATCCAGTCGGGCACCGTCTATACGGGCTTCATCAACGCCAACTTCAAGGACGTCGCGTCGGTACGCGTGTACAAGACCGCGCCCGAGCGTGATCTCGATCTCGCGAACGGCCGCATCGACGCCACCTTCGACGACGTGACCTACTACACCGCCAACGCCGACAAGTCGCCAGTGGTGATTGCCGGCACGATGATCGCCGGCCCGATCTGGGGTCCCGGCGAAGGCCTCGCATTCCGCAAGCAGGACGCCGACCTGAAGGCGAAGTTCGACACCGCAATCACCGCGGCGCTTGCCGACGGCACCGTGAAGAAACTCGCCCTGAAGTGGTTCAAGACCGACGTGACGCCCTAA
- a CDS encoding ABC transporter permease — MTIDFAFLLDTLRQLIGAVPTTLGLFFASLVLGGLLSLVIVTMRVSPHWLPNRFARAYILVFRGSPLLIQMFLVYYGLGQFGVIRESFLWPVLREPYVCAVLSLALCTAGYTAEIIRGGLMAVPVGQIEAGYSIGLSGFALLRRVIGPIALRQCLPAYSTEAVLLVKSTALASLVTVWEVTGVAQQIIQQTYRTTEVFTCAALIYLFLNFVVVRLIGFVEQRLSRHLRASPPAVRKPAAPLEASRAVS, encoded by the coding sequence ATGACTATCGATTTCGCGTTCCTGCTCGACACCCTGCGCCAGCTCATTGGCGCCGTGCCGACAACGCTAGGCCTTTTCTTCGCTTCGCTCGTGCTGGGCGGCCTGCTCTCGCTCGTGATCGTCACGATGCGGGTGTCGCCGCACTGGCTGCCGAACCGTTTTGCGCGCGCGTACATCCTCGTATTTAGAGGCTCCCCGCTGCTGATCCAGATGTTCCTCGTCTATTACGGCCTCGGGCAGTTCGGCGTGATTCGCGAAAGCTTTCTGTGGCCGGTGCTGCGCGAACCCTATGTCTGCGCCGTCCTGTCGCTCGCGCTGTGCACGGCGGGATATACGGCCGAGATCATCCGCGGCGGCCTCATGGCGGTGCCCGTCGGGCAGATCGAAGCCGGGTACTCGATCGGCCTTTCCGGTTTCGCCCTGCTGCGCCGCGTGATCGGGCCGATCGCGCTGCGCCAGTGCCTGCCCGCCTATTCGACGGAAGCCGTGCTGCTCGTCAAGTCGACGGCGCTGGCAAGCCTCGTCACCGTGTGGGAAGTGACGGGCGTCGCGCAGCAGATCATTCAGCAGACCTATCGCACGACCGAGGTGTTCACGTGCGCTGCGCTCATTTACCTGTTCCTGAACTTCGTCGTCGTGCGGTTGATCGGCTTCGTCGAGCAACGGCTCTCGCGTCACCTGCGTGCGTCGCCGCCCGCCGTACGCAAGCCCGCCGCGCCGCTCGAAGCCAGCCGCGCCGTATCGTGA
- a CDS encoding DUF302 domain-containing protein, which produces MAEYGQHPSSVLSLKSAHDFETTIARLKAALAKAGADIFADVDQREAAETAGLSLRRTRLILFGNPKAGTPVMAANPHAAVELPLRMVIWEDNEGHTRLDYRDVSQTLGPLYGIDTEVLVPLQRVVGLLQVAVQ; this is translated from the coding sequence ATGGCCGAGTACGGGCAACATCCCTCGTCTGTGCTGTCGCTCAAGAGCGCGCACGACTTCGAGACGACGATCGCGCGCCTGAAGGCAGCGCTCGCCAAGGCGGGCGCGGATATTTTCGCCGACGTCGATCAGCGCGAAGCCGCCGAGACTGCCGGGCTCAGCCTGCGCCGCACGCGCCTCATCCTGTTCGGCAATCCGAAGGCGGGTACGCCCGTCATGGCGGCCAACCCGCACGCGGCGGTGGAGTTGCCGCTGCGCATGGTGATCTGGGAAGACAACGAAGGGCACACGCGGCTCGACTATCGCGACGTCTCGCAGACGCTTGGCCCGCTCTATGGCATCGACACTGAAGTGCTCGTGCCGCTGCAGCGCGTGGTGGGGCTGCTGCAGGTTGCCGTGCAATGA
- a CDS encoding ABC transporter permease translates to MSLLSLFNTLGLGPDGWGSVLLLGALMTVVLTLAALAIGAVFGALIAAAKLSRWRVLRVFGDFYTTVFRGVPELLVIYLFYFGGSSLVTTVGQWFGADGFVGVPPFAVGAFAVGMISGAYQAEVYRAAVIAVARGEIEAARAIGMPTLTMFRRILIPQVLRYALPGIGNVWQLSLKDSALISVTGLAELLRASQIAAGSTHQYFLFFVAGGVLYLAMTGVSNRVFGRAEAIVGRSFKRNFARN, encoded by the coding sequence ATGTCTCTGTTATCGCTCTTCAACACACTCGGCCTCGGGCCGGACGGCTGGGGTAGCGTGCTGCTCCTCGGCGCGTTGATGACTGTCGTCCTGACGCTTGCCGCACTCGCGATCGGCGCGGTGTTCGGTGCGCTCATCGCCGCTGCGAAACTTTCGCGCTGGCGCGTGCTGCGCGTATTCGGCGACTTCTACACGACCGTGTTTCGCGGCGTGCCCGAACTGCTCGTCATCTATCTGTTCTATTTCGGCGGCTCCTCGCTCGTCACCACCGTCGGCCAGTGGTTCGGCGCAGACGGTTTCGTCGGCGTGCCGCCCTTCGCCGTCGGCGCGTTCGCGGTTGGCATGATCTCGGGCGCCTATCAGGCCGAGGTGTATCGCGCCGCGGTGATCGCGGTTGCGCGCGGCGAAATCGAAGCCGCTCGCGCGATCGGCATGCCGACGCTGACGATGTTTCGCCGCATCCTGATCCCGCAGGTGCTGCGCTACGCGCTGCCCGGCATCGGCAACGTCTGGCAACTGAGCCTCAAGGACTCCGCACTGATATCGGTCACCGGGCTCGCCGAGCTGCTGCGTGCGAGCCAGATCGCGGCAGGCTCGACGCATCAGTACTTCCTCTTCTTCGTCGCTGGTGGCGTGCTGTATCTCGCCATGACGGGTGTGTCGAACCGTGTCTTTGGGCGTGCCGAAGCGATCGTCGGCCGCTCGTTCAAGCGCAACTTCGCGCGCAACTGA